A region of the Haematobia irritans isolate KBUSLIRL chromosome 5, ASM5000362v1, whole genome shotgun sequence genome:
CGGTTAACCTGATTCAATTATACAAACCGAAACCggattgtgaaaaatttggcaTTTTCGGTTAATTACCGGTGTTTTATAATCGTTTAACCGGTTTtcgttatttcaatgaaattactATCTACTGTGTCCtatatttcttccaaaaatctaacTTTTGTATAGGGATATTGGAATTCCGATTTGTTGTAAAGTTCTTTCTTCGAGAGCAAATAAACCAGACGAATTTACAAGAAGCGTTGTGACTTTTAACTCAattcttttttaattgtttctaaagaaagattcgttcttcagaaaagaatttttttatatataacaggttggctgataagtccccggtctaacaaagaaaaacacatttttttgtcaaaattcgtttttattattcaacatagttcccttcatgcaacgattataacgaccttccaattttttgataccattttggtagtattccttccgttttgcctcaaaatacgaCTCAGTTTCGgctatcacctcttcattgcagccaaattttttccctgcgaacatccttttgaggtctgagaacaagaaaaagtcgctggggtcagatctggagaatacggtgcgtggggaagcaattcgaagcccaattcatgaatttttgccatcgttctcaatgacttgtggcacggtgcgttgtcttgttggaacaacactttttttttcttccaataacgccatataatagtcactgttgatggttttttccttcccaagataatcgataaaaattattccatgcgcatttcaaaaaacagaggccattactttgccagcggacttttgagtctttccacgcttcggagacggttcaccggtcgctgtccactcagcccactgtcgattggactcaggagtgtagtgatggagccatgtttcatccattgtcacatatcgatggaaaaactcgggtgtattacaagttaacagctgtaaacaccgctcagaatcatcaacaggttgttgtttttggtcaaatgtgagctcgcgcggcacccattttgcacagagcttccgcatatccaaatattgatgaatgatatgaccaacacgttcctttgatatctttaaggcctctgctatctcgatcaacttcattttacggtcattcaaaatcattttgtgaattattttgatgttttcgtcggtaaccaactctttcgggcgtccactgcgttcaccgtcctccgtgctcatttcaccacgcttgaattttgcataccaatcaattattgttgatttccttggggcagagtccggaaactcattatcaagccaagtttttgtttccaccgtattttttccccttcagaaaacagtattttatcaaaacacgaaatcccttttttccatttttttcacaataacaaaagttgcttcataaaagacgctctatctcacaaactaattgacttacagacgtaaaattttgacacgaatcatttgaaggttggtactatataaaaataatatgcatttaatactagcgacgccatctatgtgtcagaccggggacttatcagccaacctcttaTAACCATGtccctctgtctgtctgttgtaatcacgctacagtcttcaataatgaagcaatcgtgctgaaattttgcaaaaccgaaggagtactaccaaaatggtatcaaaaaattggaaggtcgttataatcgttgtatcgctcttgaagggacccagcaaaaactgggtaagcactagtgattctttcagtaataccggtaatcaaaaagttactacttgcagtattacctgggatttaaaaataataacttacctgcgtaggcaaaaagtgattctttctattaataccggtaaccaaaatcatatcttgaggtccgggttcggctctacagtgggcaccgttaatagtagcgaaaagtaataccaaattacatttcagaaaaatattgccaataaaatataactttttttctaaagttgtattgtacataatttatattacaaaataacatcattgaatagatccatgtcgtggagcgtggtatagtgtgtcagataacaaaacaacaggggtgagttcgtactttttgggtatctttatggtacagatattatttttggagagctggtatgcttgcgaagaagtacttatttttcgactgctggtatgcttgcacggaagttctttcctccaatgtcatgcccgtgtaaaagtattactactgatatatgtacgaggaagttgttaccaatttggcgcaggcatacttgtactcatacccggtaataggagtttttgctggggaactatgttgaataataaaaaacgaatttttacaaaaaaaaatgtgtttttctttgttagaccggggacttatcagccaacctgttatatagttGTTTTCAGTATAATTTCCcttcgaaaattggttcataattatttatggacccctctatataaaccgattcagaACTGAGTTggcttatatatttatttaatccaCCCTTTTTGTCTAACATAAACTCCACCTGGACTAAGTTACAATTTAGACTGCAATGCCAAGAAGCTGTTATgctctttacagactatcagttattccggacgatagtgctcgtgtcgaacaattcccatatattgtgcacattataagttaaatccgaaggcataatcgatactgctgcatgtttatgggatcgataacacatttaccgattatttagtcatcgccgaaaagtcgtatcgatccgacacactgtaagattctttacaaacaccgacattccgttcggaataactgatagactgtaaagcgcattaaataacttgccatcgacaagtgttccCACAACCCAAATAACTCGATTGGGATGACACAATCactttgttgaaatttctaagcaatccatgctgTATAtaccagagagaataaaaacacaagaggacgaaaatttctcttctacaaaaagaacaaatgtcaaccgtgtaGATGTCGCAAAATGCctgcattgttggtattacctacgttgcggtcgaagcgctgttttgataaattgtttataaaagcatcggcagttataatttcaaattgtctgccaaaaaatttaatagaatgaaaatatttatataaaagaacatttgttattacaaagtaggtcctaaatcctattttccttacgtttcgtaaagccggcagaTAACTGAACTGGATggcgccgacgcaaactgtatgatatttgagagaagcgccgacaaaaactgcatgatattagagaactTTTCCTCATTACTGCCatctactgacgcagtttcgctttacagtttcgtcctcttgtctttttattctctctgtatATACTTGCTAGATGAATGTTATGGATTATTCGTAAACAAAACTATTTtgctttgtgtgtttttttcagAATTCGCAAAACCTCTGGAACTGTTAGCGTCAATGGCAGACTTCAAGACTTTAATACATTCAATGAATATACACGCTATATTCTACAGGATGATCATATCAGTCCCCATTTCACAGTGGGCGAAACTATGATGTACGCatcaaaattcaaattgaatCCAAGCTATACCATAGAACAACGACAATCTGTGATAGATGAAATTCTGGATATTTTCCAGCTTTTACAACATTCAAATACCAAAGTTGGTCTGCTGTCGGGGGGCCAAAGGAAGAGAGTATGCATTGCTTTGGAAATAATGGATAAACCACCTGTATTATTTCTGGACGAACCAACTACGTAAGTAAGGGAGTTTTTGTGAACTTTTAAAGtaaattataagtatttgttgtttaattttgaatatttcagAGGGCTTGATGAGTATTCTGCAGCGCAATGTGTTACACTTCTAAAACGTTTGGCAAATTCTGGACACACAGTTATCTGTTCGATACATTGTCCTTCGGCCAAATTGTTTCAAATGTTCGATAAGGTTTTCATCTTAGCTGCAGGAGAATGTATTTACCAGGGCGATGTTGATTATGTAGTTCCCTACCTGAAACAATTCAACTTGGAATGTCCGATCACTTATAATCCAGCAGATTTCAGTAAGTTTTATATCAAATTCCGCAAGGATGGGGTTTTATGGGTTTCTTAtagtaatagaaaaaattgcgttccacaatcgtgaacggacggtgacaaaatgaaacagaaacgttcacaaaaaattaaaacggaatgttcacgatttcgttcaCGAttccatgaacggcattcgtttttctttgaccatgaaaagtcttaaaataatcgttagacgttgttatggcaactcagCCGCTCGTGTAATGTGCTAAgatgactgttaacgcgtatggtgcagacaacaccggttcgagtcacggtagcggaaatctttttataccctaaaccacatagtggttagggtataataagtttgatcggccaaaaaatgtgcctgctAGAAATATTgagtttagaccccataaaatatataccgatcgactcagaatcacctcctgagtcgatctagcgcttggtgtccgtccgtccgtctgtccatgtatttgttgttcacaggattccggtcgcaattattaaccgattttgatgaaatttggtacagggagttttttgggcacaaggacgaacgctattgaatttggaagaaatcggatcaaatttagatatagctcccatatatatgtatcgcccgatttcgacaaatggggtcacgttgcgctttttttcaaacggatcgtcaccaaatttgcagaaggtaatctttttcaccgcccttcaagtctgcaaaatttcatcgaaatcggttcagatttagatatagctctcatatatatgtatcacccgattttcctaaatttggccacaaaacctttatttatcaaccgatcttactcaaatttggctaaatataatcttctatagcactaactgtatgtgcaaaatttcatcgaaatcggttcagattgagatatagctcccatatatatgtatatcccgattttcccaatttggccatagaacccttatttattaaccgatcttactcaaagttggctagatccagtcctctatagtactaacagtatgtgcaaaatttaatcgaaatcggttcagatgtagatctagctcccatatatgtatcacccgattttggaaaattcgacccaataaccttatgtttgacaatacaggcctcatttcttaactgatattactcaaatcttgcacaaggtaaccttttgtggtattaatcaaacccgcaaaatattatgcaaattggttcagatttagatatagcttccatatatattcatcgctcgattttcccaaatttggccatagtactcttatatattaaccaatgttactcaaatttcaaattttgatgttctagtcgatcgtacttatacgtacttgttgctcttacataagaatattgctcgatttttacaaatttgtatttattacccacactaatttaacgattttctctttttttaataatgggctcaatattagtgacatactaactccgtaggcgcaatatcaacacagccagtgttgctagaagtaggggaaattccctatatgtagggtttttctaatatttagcgtcttgtagggacgtaaggccacaatgtagggcattttcactcaatacaatttgtaataatttttacattttggtggctctagaggaggaaattagaagccggcaaggcttgatctttaacaatgtgtggtcaactttattcctgtagaaaattttgtcaacattttatttctatagaacattttgtcaaaattgtatttctatagacattttttacaaaatattatttctataaaaaattttctcaaaattttatttctgtggaattttgtctcaaaattttatttctatcgaatttattgtcaaaattttatttctatagaaaaatttctcacaaaaatttgtttatagaaactttttccaaaattttatttttataaagatttaacaaagaaGATtaataatttgggtagaattctaccaactgtggtaaccgtggtcgtaatacaaatttatattctaagttatatacgttgcatattcatgttttaagaaaataaagtacttagaaccatttttgttttgtaaaattttttaaatttaacgaaaattatagtagggaaaattgtttgggaatgtataggaaagtagggaactttttttgtccttgtaaggTAAACCGCACATTtttcctggcaacattgactatgagctatagtcagattgacacaaagcacccatagacatgtacccttcaattttcttaaatatgcaactgcggtttatctcccagacctatatgttaccccacaaatgcttatgattactaattctgtaatggtggtttagggtatgatatagtcggccccgcccgactttctactttacttacttgtttaataatgggctcaatattagttatatactaactctgtaggtgcaaaatcaaaTACAGCTACAACTATatataatatcagacatttctgctcagattgtgccaaaagtcccataaacatgtaccccttaatgttctgaaATATGGAGTTAAGAGATAAATATGTGATATATCTCGCAGCCCTATTTCGATGGCACCCCACAAATCCTTATATTTGCTAATTCAGtaggtgtggtttagggtatgatatagtcggccccgccgactttctactttactcacttgtttaataacggactcaatattagtggtctACTAGCTCTGCAGAATCAAGTATGGtgctccacacaaagaaaatttcattaaaactcagccaacgaaaaattttcattgatataacgaaacattttcgttaatacaatgaaaatattcgttaatagtacgaaacgttacgttgattgacagaaaattcgttataataacgaaaaatttcgttgtattaacgaatttgtttcattggctgacttttaacgacacatttcgttaatataacgaaactttttctactagTGTCCTAATATAagccatttctgttcagattgagataaaaCTCCAATAAACATGTACCTCTTAGTTTTCTTAAATAAGGAAATTCTGTTCATTTCCCAAACCTAATTCATTGatacccacaaatgcttatgtttaataattatgtaggtgtggtttagggtatgatacagTTGATCCcgctcgactttctactttactcacttgttttacttttttattgattattcTATTCTTTTTACCGAgaattaattgtccaaaatttaaatttatttaaatttaaagaactgcAACGGAAGTGGGAAAAAAATCGATGGAGCATCCCGCAATGCAAAATGTTTGTAGAACAACTGGGTGCTAggtggattaaagataaaaaagccTTAAAAgtaggctaaaacttattttaaggattttgtgtCGTTGGTTTAACGATttgtaaaattaagaaaacatgttttgctttgaagtacatatgtatttgttataatttagatttttaaactgatattttttgtttatgcaTAACTTTGTGGATATAACGCAAAACGAGAAGGAAAATTCGATGATtgaaatctgtatcctaatcgTAAATTTATATGTATCCGTTTTCTTATTATTCTCCACAGTTATTGAAGCAGCAACAAAAGCCTATGgaaacattcacgaagaaatggtTCGTCATACAAACAATGGAAAATTACTAAAGTGGATACCACCTTCAAAGGATGTCATTAAAGAGAAGATCACAAATGACAATAAAGCCAATACCGAAGGTGATACAAAGGTGAAAGTCTATCAAATCAATAGTTGTTCATGGTGGTACGAGTATAGatgcatttttataagaattacACAACAAATTTGGCGTGATAAGGTATTCgtgtgaaattaaatattgtgaaTGAGAAATCGCATTGCATCAaatcattttgtttttcttttagtccAATATGCAACTTAGGGTTACACTCCAACTATTTGTTGCTATAATGACTGCTTGTGCCTACGCAGGCTTTGGTAATAATGCCAAATTTGCTATGtccaattattattttattctattgacCTGTCTGCAATTCGTTTTCATGTGTACATTGCCAATGTTTGCTCATGGTgagtagaaattttgtttttatttatatacttcaccactactgtggtacaggctataataagtttgtgcagggagccaccgtggtgcaatggttagcatgcctgcttgcatacactgaaaagaatattgtcgctaggccaaagatttcatgtccttaaaagacgaatgcgaattttacttagcatagaagacgcatttatctcatataaagttttattccttGTCAAAAATtcgataatcttttcaatgaagtcgttttgttttaactttgttaactttgtcattccttttgtatgtatattctgggtcgtggtgaaattgtgagtcgatctaagcatgtccgtccgcccgtctgttgaaatcaagctaacttccgaacgaaacaagctattgacttgaaacttggcacaagtagttgttatatatattgatttaggtcggatggtattgcaaatgggccatatcggaccacttttacgtatagcccccatacaaaccgacgctcagatttggcttgcggagcctcttagaggagcaaaattcatcagatccggttgaaatttggtacattgtgggtgtatatggtctctaataaccatgcacaaattggtccacatcggtccataattatatatagcccccatataaaccgatctccagattttagctccggagcgtcttggagaagcaaaattcatccgatccggttgaaatttggtacatggtgtaagtatatgatctgtaacaactatgcaacaattgcaccacatcagtccataattatatatagcctccatataaaccggtcccccgatttagattgcggagcctctaagagaagcaaatttcatccgatccggctgaaatttggtacatagtgttagtatatgatctctaacaaccgcgcaaagattggtccgcatcggtccataattatatatagcccccatataaaccgatccaccgatttggctttcggagcctctaagagaagcaaatttcatcagatccgattgaaattttgtacatggtgttagtatatggtctctaacaaccatgcaaacattggtccacatcggtccacactatatatagcccccatataaaccggtcccccgattggcttgcggagcctctaagagaagcaaatttcatccgatccggctgaaatttggtacatagtgttagtatatgatctctaacaaccgcgcaaaaattggtccacatcggtccataattatatatagcccacatacaaaccgatccccagatttgacctccggagcccctttgaagagcaaaattcatccgattcggttgaaatttggtacgtgatgttagtatatggtatccaacaaccatgcaggaattggttcatatcagtccataattatatcgcacccatataaaccgatccccagatttgacctccggtgccttttggagaagcaaaattcatccgatctggttgaaattttgtacgtggtggtagaatatgatatttaacaaccttgccgaaagtggtccatatcagtccataatcatatatagcccccatataaaccgatcccgagatttggttttggagcctcttggaggagcaaatttcatccgagtcagttaaaattgtgctagtatatggccgttaacaaccatgcccaactaggtacatatcggtctatagttatatatagccctcagataaatcgatccccaatcacacaaaaaattggtccatatcaatatttgtatatagcccccatataagcgaccaccatatttcaattctggctccctacgaaccgtgcaaagtccatatcgattcgtaattatttgtagacttacatacctttttgtctaatatataccacgtatggactatctcacaatttagaaaacgatttaagataccccagcccaagtaattcgattgtggatgacagtctttcgtagaagtttctacgcaatccatggtggagggtacataagattcggcctggccgaacttacggccgtttataaagggtgatttgttaagagcttgataaatttaaaaaaaaaaaaacgcataaaatttgcaaaatctcatcggttctttatttgaaacgttagattggtccatgacatttactttttgaagataatttcatttaaatgttgaccgcggctgcgtcttaggtggtccattcggaaagtccaattttgggcaactttttcgagcatttcggccggaatagcccgaatttcttcggaaatgttgtcttccaaagctggaatagttgctggcttatttctgtagactttagacttgacgtagccccacaaaaaatagtctaaaggcgtcaaatcgcatgatcttggtggccaacttaccggtccatttcttgagatgaattgttctccgaagttttccctcaaaatggccatagaatcgcgtgctgtgtggcatgtagcgccatcttgttgaaaccacatgtcaaccaagttcagttcttccatttttggcaacaaaaagtttgttagcatcgaacgatagcgatcgccattcaccgtaacgttgcgtccaacagcatctttgaaaaaatacggtccaatgattccaccagcgtacaaaccacaccaaacagtgcatttttcgggatgcatgggcagttcttgaacggcttctggttgctcttcactccaaatgcggcaattttgcttatttacgtagccattcaaccagaaatgagcctcatcgctgaacaaaatttgtcgataaaaaagcggattttctgccactgattttggtaataaaattcaatgatttgcaagcgttgctcgttagtaagtctattcatgatgaaatgtcaaagcatactgagcatctttctctttgacaccatgtctgaaatcccacgtgatctgtcaaatactaatgcatgaaaatcctaacctcaaaagaatcaccctttataagtttatatgcaatccatggtggagggtacataagattcggcctggacgaacttacggccttatatatttgttatagttAATTGGTTCGACtcaaaattgggtatcctaatatgaaagaaaatttcgttttattaaagtcaacttggcttttatacttctgaaaaaatattcaaaattaatgaaatcgtctttaatattgttgactttttgcatcttgactttaAAGTTAAAAGGCATTTAaaagtacacgcacagaaaaaacatgtttggacatcgtTGCCGCAttaatttaatgcttatctaaagcatgtaattgtcgcgaaaaccatgtattttgtctttgtaaaaatagttttcgagcagaGAAATATGTATGCATTTAAATGGTTATAAAATGCCAAAAACGTGTTCTTTTAttcaaatgatagaatttgagaccatttacATAAATGGTcgtgaa
Encoded here:
- the LOC142238612 gene encoding ATP-binding cassette sub-family G member 1-like — its product is MANGYSNGSTEMNVKKNDFGYNIFQRITNDSLVNLHFCDVTYSVLDRNGKSTKNILNGVSGEFRAGQLSAIMGPSGSGKTSLLNLLSGYRIRKTSGTVSVNGRLQDFNTFNEYTRYILQDDHISPHFTVGETMMYASKFKLNPSYTIEQRQSVIDEILDIFQLLQHSNTKVGLLSGGQRKRVCIALEIMDKPPVLFLDEPTTGLDEYSAAQCVTLLKRLANSGHTVICSIHCPSAKLFQMFDKVFILAAGECIYQGDVDYVVPYLKQFNLECPITYNPADFIIEAATKAYGNIHEEMVRHTNNGKLLKWIPPSKDVIKEKITNDNKANTEGDTKVKVYQINSCSWWYEYRCIFIRITQQIWRDKSNMQLRVTLQLFVAIMTACAYAGFGNNAKFAMSNYYFILLTCLQFVFMCTLPMFAHVPLEMQYLRREYFNRWYRLSSYFLALLTSQIPITTVMCLCCSAILYFVTGQPVETFRFFLFFGMNFLTSMVGITFGLFIGSRFCLLNALFIGPNITSIWVVFSNLGLEKLEPTLFETILMKTSYIKHSMEGILATLFKFDRGDFKCPTDELFCYFHKPKYFLRHLGSSDVNYLRSVIFLIMFYFIFMTLAFVNFKSRLEISESTIKNRYYLYIKHKLKTKLAFKFT